In Astyanax mexicanus isolate ESR-SI-001 chromosome 17, AstMex3_surface, whole genome shotgun sequence, a single window of DNA contains:
- the si:ch211-241b2.5 gene encoding selection and upkeep of intraepithelial T-cells protein 5 yields the protein MKRTVFIFLLAITWPSTQALFTVTSEQDSYDGELHKKITMGCRFSPVEKSQISQLSVIWQRVEPLPVMEVYRLEKGVEIRNVTDGQFQNRAQLLKDELKKFRAVLELFPLQISDSGTYQCIVKHKEADYKKTTLTVRAPYRPVRKNIRRLNNEEVELSCESQGFPLAHVDWSEEELTRRMNNTSEKTSEGTYKLTSRVTVTGNVIKNYTCSFMEEKKTGPSATFNIPGEIPVRSNWSHGYAAVGVISVMCLGFAVTSLILHWRRKGQKNKGSMSTVCITSEPNLTVTSADFLIPKKDAKPDSFSVSSEVCGEKVEKLREVLMKRYAELDTSELRSGFTLICGEGQFSHLQPLIPGPKQTVLLEGREGSGKSSVSRTLASSWAKNVSSGPVSLSGIRLVILVNFEGADGDFFQVVRSNIPSEADLETADVKNILLGNTDSLLLLDGYRKGDREVDETLVKFLKERSSSRVLITARPGQLSSAGEVITRIFQLHTENTQTENS from the exons ATGAAGCGAACAGTATTCATCTTTCTACTGGCCATCACATGGCCTTCAACTCAGG CCCTCTTCACGGTGACGTCTGAGCAGGATTCCTATGATGGTGAACTGCACAAAAAGATCACAATGGGCTGTCGGTTCTCACCTGTTGAAAAATCTCAAATCTCTCAGCTGTCAGTCATCTGGCAGCGTGTCGAGCCCTTACCAGTCATGGAGGTATATCGGTTGGAGAAGGGCGTAGAGATCCGAAACGTCACCGACGGACAGTTTCAGAACCGAGCACAGCTTCTAAAGGACGAGCTGAAGAAGTTTCGGGCTGTTCTGGAGCTTTTCCCTCTTCAGATCAGCGACTCCGGCACGTATCAGTGCATCGTTAAACACAAGGAGGCAGACTACAAGAAGACGACTCTAACAGTACGAG CTCCCTACCGTCCTGTTAGAAAAAACATCAGACGGCTGAATAACGAAGAGGTGGAGCTTTCCTGCGAGTCTCAAGGCTTCCCATTGGCTCATGTGGACTGGAGTGAGGAAGAGCTGACTAGACGGATGAACAACACCTCTGAAAAGACTAGCGAGGGCACTTATAAACTCACCAGCCGGGTGACTGTCACGGGGAACGTTATTAAAAACTACACTTGCTCTTTTATGGAGGAGAAGAAAACTGGTCCATCAGCCACTTTCAACATTCCAG GTGAAATTCCAGTGAGGAGTAATTGGTCACATGGTTACGCTGCCGTAGGCGTCATCTCCGTGATGTGTTTGGGTTTTGCTGTTACCTCACTGATCCTGCACTGGAGGAGGAAAG GTCAAAAGAATAAAGGCTCGATGTCGACTGTGTGCATAACATCAGAACCCAATCTGACCGTAACGTCAGCGGACT tcttaattCCAAAGAAAGATGCCAAACCTGATTCATTTAGCGTTTCATCAGAAG tgTGTGGTGAGAAAGTGGAGAAGCTGAGGGAGGTTCTGATGAAGAGATATGCTGAACTCGACACCTCAGAGCTGAGGAGTGGGTTCACACTGATCTGCGG AGAAGGGCAGTTCAGTCATCTCCAGCCGCTAATCCCCGGCCCAAAGCAGACCGTCCTCCTGGAAGGAAGAGAAGGAAGCGGGAAATCATCTGTCTCTCGAACCCTGGCTTCGTCCTGGGCGAAGAACGTCAGCTCCGGCCCCGTCAGCCTCAGCGGGATCCGACTGGTGATTTTAGTGAACTTTGAGGGAGCGGACGGTGATTTCTTCCAAGTTGTGAGGTCAAACATTCCAAGTGAAGCTGATCTGGAGACAGCGGACGTTAAAAACATTCTCCTGGGGAACACGGACAGTCTCCTCCTTCTGGACGGCTATAGAAAAGGGGACAGAGAGGTGGACGAGACGCTGGTTAAGTTCTTAAAGGAGCGAAGCAGCAGCAGGGTGCTGATCACAGCCCGGCCCGGTCAGCTCAGCAGTGCGGGGGAGGTGATCACCAGAATCTTTCAGcttcacacagaaaacacacagactgaAAACAGCTGA